The Quercus robur chromosome 3, dhQueRobu3.1, whole genome shotgun sequence DNA segment TGAAAAGTCactgattttattaaaattccAAGTCATACTTTGCTGCTGCACCCAACAACCAAACAGAGCATCAGGCATGACTTCTTTGATATGAAATTGCTGAATTTCATGGAATCATTGACTGATCAACGGTTTAAAATATGCAGATAATCATTGACTGAATTACTATGTAGTGTCCTAACTTGTCCCGAATTACAGTGTCCCGTGTTGTGTGTGCTTTTTAGTATAAAAGTCCCAAGGTTTTTATTAGAATTTGCAGACAACGATTTACTCTGTCTCTGAGAAATAAGATTACAAGAAATCAGAACCACTCTCCAGTGGAATACAGAGTGAATTGATAGAAGTAAACGAATCCCTGAAATTCTATGTGGTTTCCTGGGTTCCCATATGATGAAAAGGTCTGTGATTTGATTAGAATTCCAATTCATACTCTACTGCTCcattttctcggcaaccaaacagagcaGAGCAGAGCATGACTTCCTTGATATGAAATTGTTAAATATACATGGAATCATTGActgatctttttttcttttcttttttttttttttttttttttttttttttttttttttttttaaatctaaaatatGCAGATAAACATAATGAAATGTAGAAATCTCGGATACCCAGATACAATAAGGTCCAAAGAAACAAACTTTGAAGAAAACGGGATTGAATGAAATTATGAAAAGAGATAAGTTGACTTACCAATACCAGGGTCAGTATCAATGATGATCTTCTTTGGCTGAGCTGCCATGGCGTCTGAGAATTAAATAGAACTAGTACACAAATTGATTGATAGGTTGTTATTAATAATGGTATTGAGTATTCACAAGGATTGATGgtgatttattaaaatattatggaGTGCAtgggaaaaacaaaataagtgaGGTGGGTTGTGAGTCTTGTGACCTGTGGGTGTGTCGGTTTATGTAAGTAAAGGGACAAAGAAGTCAATTATATTAAGGAAGATTGTAGCTGGAGCATGATTCTCAGAGTGGTCTCACTCTCAAGTCTCAAGTCTCAATgggggaagaaaaaaacaaacataattatcataattatctCTCTGCTAGTGAAGGGTGGGTTTCCATCTCCTCCTAGAGTGTAGAATAGGTGTCTCTTCTCTTGAAGGTGTCTCTGTCCCCCAAGGTaacaggtttaccttgaggctttgttggttttttctttagggtttttgggAAATAGAATCTAGTTTAGGATGGAAGAGCTCACGAAAACTTGGAACAACCTAACCCTCTCAGAATGCGAAGGATCTAACTTCCATATCACGGAGGAACAAGCAAAGACTGAGTTTACTCTAGCAGCTAAGTTCTTGACAAAGCGAGCTCTCAACATAGATGCCATAGCTAAGACTTTCACACCCATTTGGAGATCGAAAAAtggtttcaaaataaaaaaggagagtGACCATGTGGTTTTGTTTACGTTTGACGAAAAGAGTGAAATAGATAAAATTATGGCAACAGAGCCATGGAGCTTCGACAAACGTTTAATGGTATTGCAACGATACGAGAAGGATACAGACTTGGAAGATATGGTGTTTAGTAAGGTAACATTTTGGGTGCAAGTACATGACCTTCCAATCAGATTTCGGACAAGGAAGATTGTTGAACAACTGTGTGAAGTGGTAGGAAAGGTGCATGTGGAAACTGATGAAGCTGAAACAGAGGGTGAAAACTTCTTGAGAGTCCAAGTGACTATCGATGTCTCTAAACCTCTGCGTAGGGGGCGAGTTATATCTCTTGATAATGGTAAAGAACTGTGGGTGCCTTTCAAATACGAAAGACTTCCAAGTCTCTGTTTCTGGTGTGGCTGTTTGACACATGATGACCGTGACTGCAGACGCTGGATTGAAAGTGAAGGCAGCCATACACCTGAATCTTAACAATTTGGCCCCTGGCTTAAGGCCGCTCCATTCATGCCGAGCCGTAGGTACATGGTGAAAGTTCTAGGTTTCTTTGCTGGGAAAAAAGGTGGAGTGTCGACGGAGGAAGCTGGATCAATGAAGAAGCCGCCGGTGATGGTGGTGCGGTCCGAGAAATCAATGCCGGAGATTTTCCGGCCTGAAATGAGAACCACTGAAGCAAGCGAAGCCAGTTCTGTAGGGAAGCAGCCAGTTGTGGAT contains these protein-coding regions:
- the LOC126719507 gene encoding uncharacterized protein LOC126719507; the protein is MEELTKTWNNLTLSECEGSNFHITEEQAKTEFTLAAKFLTKRALNIDAIAKTFTPIWRSKNGFKIKKESDHVVLFTFDEKSEIDKIMATEPWSFDKRLMVLQRYEKDTDLEDMVFSKVTFWVQVHDLPIRFRTRKIVEQLCEVVGKVHVETDEAETEGENFLRVQVTIDVSKPLRRGRVISLDNGKELWVPFKYERLPSLCFWCGCLTHDDRDCRRWIESEGSHTPES